A region of Polyangiaceae bacterium DNA encodes the following proteins:
- a CDS encoding triacylglycerol lipase, which yields MRAWRLSAALVFGLSLASACGGSDSADEGHSGAGGSPSGGGAGAVGGSGGKPSGGGGFSATGGQLEAGTDADSGAKLGPPYPIVLCHGFFGFEKFAGLDAITYFYQVKQELGAKGEPLVFTPAVDPFNDSTYRGAQLLAEIESILSQTGHAKVNLIGHSQGGLDARVVAHDRPDLIASVTTIATPHQGTPMADVLLGLVSDPGAQELVDWLVKQLGYALWDAAGKKTSIWKPLELFSKPGITAFNQQYTDRAAVRYWSLTGRSDFKLAEMDCKPDEKVPFVEKWNFETDPIDPLFLISEAYLDGGLGQPDANDGLVRVKDARWGTFLGCVPADHLDEVGQLFGDSAGIGNQFAHKELYVELAKYLRAQGL from the coding sequence ATGCGGGCGTGGCGGCTCTCGGCAGCGCTGGTTTTCGGGCTTTCGCTGGCGAGCGCCTGCGGCGGCAGCGATTCCGCGGACGAGGGCCATTCCGGTGCCGGCGGAAGCCCGAGCGGCGGCGGGGCCGGGGCGGTGGGCGGCAGCGGAGGCAAGCCCTCCGGTGGCGGGGGCTTCTCCGCGACCGGTGGCCAGCTCGAGGCTGGGACGGACGCCGACTCGGGCGCGAAGCTCGGGCCGCCGTATCCCATCGTGCTCTGCCACGGGTTCTTCGGCTTCGAGAAGTTCGCGGGCCTCGATGCCATCACCTATTTCTACCAGGTGAAGCAGGAGCTGGGCGCGAAGGGCGAGCCGCTGGTGTTCACGCCCGCCGTGGATCCGTTCAACGACTCGACCTACCGCGGCGCGCAGCTCTTGGCGGAGATCGAGAGCATCCTCTCGCAGACCGGTCACGCCAAGGTCAACCTGATCGGGCACTCACAGGGCGGGCTCGACGCGCGCGTGGTCGCGCACGACAGGCCCGATCTGATCGCGAGCGTGACCACCATCGCCACGCCACACCAGGGCACGCCGATGGCCGACGTCTTGCTCGGTCTGGTGTCGGACCCGGGCGCGCAGGAGCTGGTGGACTGGCTCGTGAAGCAGCTGGGCTACGCGCTCTGGGACGCCGCGGGCAAGAAGACCTCCATCTGGAAGCCCCTCGAGCTGTTCTCGAAACCGGGTATCACCGCGTTCAATCAGCAGTACACCGACCGCGCGGCGGTGCGTTATTGGTCGCTCACCGGTCGCAGCGACTTCAAGCTGGCCGAGATGGACTGCAAGCCGGACGAGAAGGTGCCCTTCGTCGAGAAGTGGAACTTCGAGACCGACCCCATCGATCCGCTGTTCCTGATCAGCGAGGCCTACCTGGACGGCGGCCTCGGGCAGCCCGACGCCAACGACGGGCTGGTGCGGGTGAAGGACGCGCGCTGGGGCACGTTCCTGGGCTGCGTTCCCGCCGACCACCTGGACGAGGTCGGCCAGCTCTTCGGCGACTCGGCCGGTATCGGCAACCAGTTCGCCCACAAAGAGCTGTACGTCGAGCTGGCGAAGTACCTGCGCGCGCAGGGGCTGTGA
- a CDS encoding LysR family transcriptional regulator: MSADPAKKLQLIWPWIPAFRAVAETEHLPTAAGRLHVSPSALSRSVKLVEETLGEELFVRGSRRITLNRAGQRLLEAIRRSVTSLEHAMHGVLSHDFTGDYRVASLGVLTDYFVLPALLSLQKERPAVVPCMTTLSSKDANRQLVSGQIEVAFYYDATAMPGIECRRIGSLTNSLYCGKGHPLFGAKGVNLPAVVEHDFSVAAIGDRGTPMDGWPVEVPRKVGFQITMLSTNLRVALSGRFVCVLPDVVAHAELAAGRLRRLPPAPVPETAVYAACRAEDAQASFTAEVIERVEAALGAAPRAPAPKAARSPRKLRSRL; this comes from the coding sequence GTGAGCGCCGACCCCGCCAAGAAGCTCCAGCTGATCTGGCCGTGGATCCCGGCGTTCCGCGCCGTCGCAGAGACCGAGCACCTGCCGACCGCCGCGGGGCGCCTGCACGTGAGCCCCTCAGCGCTCTCTCGCAGCGTGAAGCTGGTCGAGGAGACGCTCGGTGAGGAGCTCTTCGTGCGCGGCTCCCGACGCATCACGCTGAACCGGGCCGGCCAGCGCCTGCTCGAGGCCATCCGCCGCAGCGTGACTTCGCTGGAGCACGCGATGCACGGCGTGCTCTCCCACGACTTCACGGGTGACTACCGCGTGGCCTCCCTCGGCGTGCTCACCGACTACTTCGTGCTGCCCGCGCTGCTCTCGCTGCAGAAGGAGAGGCCGGCCGTGGTGCCGTGCATGACGACTCTCTCGTCCAAGGACGCCAACCGGCAGCTGGTGAGCGGACAGATCGAGGTTGCCTTCTACTACGACGCGACCGCGATGCCCGGCATCGAGTGCCGGCGCATCGGCTCGCTGACGAACTCGCTCTACTGCGGCAAAGGGCACCCGCTGTTCGGCGCCAAGGGCGTGAACCTGCCGGCCGTGGTCGAGCACGACTTCAGCGTCGCCGCCATCGGTGACCGCGGCACACCCATGGACGGCTGGCCCGTCGAGGTGCCGCGCAAGGTGGGCTTCCAGATCACGATGCTCTCGACGAACCTCCGCGTCGCGCTCTCGGGTCGATTCGTGTGTGTGCTGCCGGACGTGGTGGCCCACGCCGAGCTCGCGGCTGGCCGGCTCAGGCGCCTGCCTCCGGCGCCGGTGCCCGAGACGGCCGTGTACGCGGCCTGCCGCGCCGAAGACGCGCAGGCGAGCTTCACCGCCGAGGTCATCGAGCGCGTCGAGGCCGCGCTCGGCGCAGCGCCTCGCGCTCCCGCGCCGAAGGCGGCCCGGTCGCCCCGCAAGCTTCGTTCGAGATTGTAG
- a CDS encoding ABC-F family ATP-binding cassette domain-containing protein produces the protein MSILEVADLGFGYVDPLFSGVTFRLNAGERAALVAPNGAGKTTLLRLICGELHADRGSVLLEKGASLGFYRQSHETLRSGSLMDALMGGFSDLVQLRHALHDAQHAAASGTEAALDALAKAMDRYHAAGADTLEQRVATIATRLGFSAADLERDVGSLSGGERGRLNLGAVLATEPELLLLDEPTNHLDLDTIQWLEGWLTAQKSAALVVSHDRAFLDNVCPITMELGRTTFRVYPLHYTEYHDERAVDLERERALAEEQAAFVAKTEDFIRKNIAGQKTKQAQSRRKMLEKLDKVERPEDVWARAERVRFRFADAPRSGDIVLECKGLGASRGGRRLFDGVDLLVRRGDRVGIVGPNGSGKSTLLKLIAGLGLPEDTGAVRRGTNLFEGYFDQHLGSLDAQKSCIEEVRSVRGDLNADGARQYLARFRFYGDDPFRQVASLSGGERTRLALAKMLLEPKNLLFLDEPTNHLDIPAAEILEEALVGFEGTVLLVSHDRRFLQTVTTRTLAFHDGELDVYEGGFRDWTAMLERRARVEREGDAVRAANERKARAAAEASGAARHRERQAAARELEKKRRRVGELEDLVSRGEKDLEELRAKLRSPPEGDWEKLHEWAKQERGLAGKVEQLVAEWVKLADELRSSTTEG, from the coding sequence GTGTCGATCCTCGAAGTCGCAGATCTCGGCTTCGGCTACGTCGATCCGCTGTTCTCCGGCGTCACCTTTCGGCTGAACGCCGGCGAGCGTGCGGCGCTGGTGGCTCCGAACGGCGCCGGCAAGACCACGCTGCTCCGCCTCATCTGCGGGGAGCTCCACGCCGACCGCGGCAGCGTGCTCTTGGAGAAGGGCGCCAGCCTGGGCTTCTACCGTCAGAGCCACGAGACGCTCCGCTCCGGCAGCCTGATGGACGCGCTGATGGGCGGCTTCTCGGACTTGGTCCAGCTGCGCCACGCGCTCCACGACGCCCAGCACGCGGCCGCGAGCGGTACGGAGGCGGCCCTGGACGCCCTCGCCAAGGCCATGGACCGCTACCACGCGGCGGGCGCCGACACGCTCGAACAGCGGGTCGCGACCATCGCGACCCGGCTCGGCTTCTCGGCGGCGGATCTCGAGCGCGACGTCGGCAGCTTGTCCGGCGGCGAGCGTGGGCGCTTGAACCTGGGCGCGGTGCTGGCGACGGAGCCCGAGCTGCTGCTTCTCGACGAGCCGACCAATCACCTGGACCTGGACACCATCCAGTGGCTGGAGGGCTGGCTCACCGCCCAGAAGAGCGCCGCGCTCGTGGTGTCCCACGACCGCGCGTTCCTCGACAACGTCTGCCCCATCACGATGGAGCTCGGGCGCACCACGTTCCGCGTCTACCCGCTGCACTACACCGAGTACCACGACGAACGCGCCGTCGATCTCGAGCGAGAGCGCGCGCTGGCGGAGGAGCAGGCGGCCTTCGTCGCCAAGACCGAGGACTTCATCCGCAAGAACATCGCGGGGCAGAAGACCAAGCAAGCCCAGTCCCGGCGCAAGATGCTGGAGAAGCTCGACAAGGTCGAGCGACCCGAAGACGTCTGGGCGCGCGCCGAGCGCGTGCGCTTTCGCTTCGCCGACGCGCCACGCAGCGGCGACATCGTGCTCGAGTGCAAAGGGCTCGGCGCGTCCCGCGGGGGGCGCCGGCTGTTCGACGGCGTCGATCTGCTCGTGCGCCGCGGGGATCGCGTCGGTATCGTCGGACCGAACGGCTCCGGCAAGAGCACGCTGCTGAAGCTGATTGCCGGATTGGGGCTGCCCGAAGACACGGGTGCCGTGCGGCGCGGCACCAACCTGTTCGAGGGCTACTTCGACCAGCACTTGGGCAGCCTCGATGCACAGAAGAGCTGCATCGAAGAGGTGCGCAGCGTGCGCGGCGATCTGAACGCGGACGGCGCGCGCCAGTACCTGGCGCGCTTCCGCTTCTACGGGGACGACCCTTTTCGCCAGGTCGCGAGCCTGTCGGGCGGCGAGCGCACGCGCCTGGCGCTGGCGAAGATGCTGCTCGAGCCGAAGAACCTGCTGTTCCTCGACGAGCCGACCAACCACCTGGACATCCCGGCCGCGGAGATCCTGGAGGAGGCCTTGGTGGGCTTCGAAGGCACGGTGCTCCTGGTGTCCCACGACCGGCGCTTCCTCCAGACGGTGACCACGCGCACGCTGGCGTTCCACGACGGCGAGCTGGACGTGTACGAGGGCGGATTTCGCGACTGGACCGCGATGCTCGAGCGCCGGGCCCGCGTCGAGCGCGAAGGCGACGCCGTACGCGCCGCGAACGAGCGCAAGGCGCGCGCGGCCGCGGAGGCGAGCGGCGCCGCGCGCCATCGGGAACGCCAGGCCGCGGCGCGGGAGCTGGAGAAGAAGCGGCGCCGAGTCGGCGAGCTCGAGGACCTGGTCTCACGCGGCGAGAAGGACCTGGAGGAGCTTCGGGCCAAGCTCAGGTCGCCCCCCGAGGGCGACTGGGAGAAGCTGCACGAGTGGGCGAAGCAAGAGCGCGGCCTCGCCGGCAAGGTCGAGCAGCTCGTGGCCGAGTGGGTGAAGCTCGCCGACGAGCTCCGCAGCAGCACGACCGAGGGATGA
- a CDS encoding MerR family transcriptional regulator, whose product MRVAGNGARSGYSIRVASRLTGLSSDTLRMWERRYGFPKPERNPAGVRVYSQEHVERLMLVARTLKAGYRAGEVVTRTRDELSDLLASAASTGLSASSAPSSVESLMARLEQDDLPGLLVELRQSMATLGPKRFVVEVCAPLVERVGEAWATHKLEIRHEHMLSSVLSTQLRLMLAAYEGVVRDPVVLLATLPGEQHALGMEMAALYLALSGATPRVLGVDSPPDQIVAAAKAAGARIVGVSVSASAEVEGVQEDIGWILRELPSEARVWVGGKRAKSLGLTHPRLDRITSWEELERALARVA is encoded by the coding sequence ATGCGGGTCGCAGGCAATGGCGCCCGGTCGGGCTACTCGATTCGCGTCGCGTCTCGCCTGACCGGACTGTCGTCGGACACGCTCCGAATGTGGGAGCGCCGCTACGGGTTCCCGAAACCCGAACGCAACCCGGCGGGCGTGCGCGTGTACTCGCAGGAGCACGTCGAGCGCTTGATGCTGGTGGCTCGCACGCTGAAGGCCGGCTACCGCGCCGGAGAGGTCGTGACGCGGACCCGCGACGAGCTCTCGGACCTGCTCGCGTCGGCGGCGAGCACGGGGCTCAGCGCCTCTTCGGCGCCTTCGTCGGTCGAGTCGCTGATGGCGCGGCTCGAGCAGGACGACCTACCGGGTCTTCTGGTCGAGCTCCGGCAGAGCATGGCGACCTTGGGACCCAAGCGCTTCGTCGTCGAGGTGTGCGCGCCGTTGGTGGAGCGCGTGGGCGAAGCCTGGGCGACCCACAAGCTCGAGATCCGGCACGAGCACATGTTGAGCTCGGTGCTCTCGACTCAGCTCCGCCTGATGCTGGCGGCCTACGAAGGCGTGGTGCGCGACCCGGTCGTGTTGCTCGCCACGCTGCCGGGTGAGCAGCACGCGCTCGGCATGGAGATGGCGGCGCTCTACTTGGCCCTCTCGGGCGCCACGCCGCGGGTGCTGGGCGTGGACTCGCCGCCGGATCAGATCGTCGCGGCGGCCAAGGCGGCCGGCGCGCGCATCGTGGGCGTCAGCGTCTCCGCCAGCGCCGAGGTCGAAGGCGTGCAGGAAGACATCGGCTGGATCCTGCGCGAGCTTCCGAGCGAAGCCCGAGTGTGGGTCGGAGGAAAGCGCGCCAAGAGCCTGGGCCTGACCCACCCGCGGCTCGACCGGATCACCAGCTGGGAAGAGCTGGAGCGCGCGCTCGCTCGCGTGGCCTGA
- a CDS encoding alanyl-tRNA editing protein, producing MSTVRLYFEDPLRFDFEAVVVAHAEHSGRPSLLLDQSAFYPEGGGQLPDSGELAGLAVIDVQVDDSGQVHHVLAGELPPLGARVAGQVLRPRRRLHMAEHSAQHILSRALVEVAGAETVSARLGESACTIDVDRADLDERRLAEAESLATSIVEADVPIRAFFPEPEELRALPLRRAPKVDESIRVVAIGDFDVTPCGGTHCTHAAQIGVVRVVGSERYKGGTRVTFSAGARARELLAGESAALRGLGRSFSCGPAEVGTAVERLRRELEAARGELGRTRAELAEKSARELVEGALGRGESCVVGSLPGASVELLRTVGARVTERPEAVAILAGGGEDGVPVFVARGAASSFDCGAFVKELARRTGGRGGGRPERAEGRLPAGADFEATARAIVAA from the coding sequence TTGTCCACCGTTCGGCTCTACTTCGAAGATCCCCTGCGCTTCGACTTCGAGGCCGTCGTCGTCGCGCACGCCGAGCACTCGGGCCGCCCGTCGCTCCTGCTCGACCAGAGCGCGTTCTACCCCGAGGGCGGCGGTCAGCTGCCGGACTCGGGCGAGCTCGCTGGGCTCGCGGTGATCGACGTGCAGGTGGACGACTCGGGCCAGGTTCACCACGTGCTCGCGGGAGAGCTGCCGCCGCTGGGCGCCCGGGTCGCGGGGCAGGTGCTACGGCCGCGACGGCGCCTGCACATGGCGGAGCACAGCGCGCAGCACATCCTCTCTCGCGCGCTGGTCGAGGTCGCCGGTGCGGAGACCGTGTCCGCTCGGCTCGGCGAGAGCGCGTGCACCATCGACGTCGATCGCGCCGATCTGGACGAGCGCCGCCTCGCGGAGGCCGAGAGCCTGGCCACCTCCATCGTCGAAGCCGACGTGCCGATCCGGGCGTTCTTCCCCGAGCCCGAGGAGCTTCGCGCGCTGCCGCTCCGGCGCGCGCCGAAGGTGGACGAGTCGATCCGCGTGGTGGCGATCGGAGACTTCGACGTCACTCCGTGCGGGGGCACTCACTGCACGCACGCCGCGCAGATTGGCGTCGTGCGCGTCGTCGGCTCGGAGCGCTACAAGGGAGGGACGCGCGTGACGTTCAGCGCCGGGGCGCGCGCCCGCGAGCTGCTCGCCGGGGAGTCCGCGGCGCTGCGCGGGTTGGGCCGGAGCTTCAGCTGCGGTCCCGCCGAGGTCGGCACGGCAGTGGAGCGGCTGCGGCGCGAGCTGGAGGCCGCTCGCGGAGAGCTCGGCAGGACCCGCGCCGAGCTGGCGGAGAAGAGCGCCCGGGAGCTGGTCGAGGGTGCGCTCGGCCGCGGCGAGAGCTGCGTCGTCGGCTCGCTCCCCGGCGCCAGCGTCGAGCTCCTGCGCACGGTCGGCGCTCGCGTCACCGAGCGGCCGGAGGCCGTGGCCATCCTGGCAGGAGGCGGCGAGGACGGAGTGCCCGTTTTCGTCGCGCGCGGCGCCGCGAGCTCCTTCGATTGCGGGGCCTTCGTCAAGGAGCTGGCGCGGCGCACCGGCGGGCGTGGCGGCGGGCGCCCGGAGCGGGCCGAAGGGCGGCTGCCGGCCGGCGCTGATTTCGAAGCCACGGCCCGCGCGATCGTCGCCGCTTGA
- a CDS encoding dioxygenase, which yields MQSERTVSRRGALGALAGSVVAIGCGGSSQSEAKNGSGGAAGGGSGGASSGGASSGGTSSGGAASGGAASGGTGGNVASCKLTPTPGCKITDDNILGPYYKADAPFRADITDGKPGTLLRVSGTVYGCDCVTPLADAEVDIWQADDAGAYDNTGYVLRGRMKTDAQGRYELTTILPGLYLNGSTYRPRHIHYKVSHPEGTSLTTQLYFQGDPWIASDAFVKDSLIMPLVESIGPSGAKEYSVTFDVVLA from the coding sequence ATGCAGAGCGAGAGAACGGTCAGTCGTCGCGGCGCCCTCGGCGCGCTCGCCGGGAGCGTGGTCGCCATCGGCTGCGGGGGGAGCAGTCAGAGCGAGGCGAAGAACGGCAGCGGCGGCGCAGCGGGCGGCGGCAGCGGCGGCGCGTCGAGTGGGGGCGCGTCGAGCGGAGGCACTTCGAGCGGAGGCGCCGCGAGCGGGGGCGCCGCGAGCGGGGGCACCGGCGGCAACGTGGCTTCGTGCAAGCTCACGCCCACGCCCGGCTGCAAGATCACGGACGACAACATCCTGGGCCCCTATTACAAAGCCGACGCGCCCTTCCGCGCCGACATCACCGACGGCAAGCCCGGCACCCTGCTCCGGGTCAGCGGCACGGTCTACGGCTGCGACTGCGTCACCCCGCTGGCCGACGCCGAGGTCGACATCTGGCAGGCGGACGACGCCGGCGCCTACGACAACACGGGCTACGTGCTCCGCGGTCGGATGAAGACCGACGCGCAGGGGCGCTACGAGCTCACCACCATCTTGCCCGGGCTCTACCTGAACGGCAGCACCTACCGGCCACGCCACATCCACTACAAGGTGAGCCACCCGGAGGGGACGTCGCTGACCACCCAGCTCTACTTCCAGGGCGACCCGTGGATCGCGTCGGACGCCTTCGTGAAAGACTCGCTGATCATGCCGCTGGTCGAGAGCATCGGGCCGAGCGGCGCCAAGGAGTACAGCGTCACCTTCGACGTGGTGCTGGCCTGA
- a CDS encoding NrdH-redoxin yields the protein MRRWRALLLFCLCALPLVLAGACKGKPDAPSGEDTTGAKPTKSELPPLEVKDDTPSLLLTWIDDKGDFHVVQKVPDVPEPGRAEVRVVDTTREEGTGKLVYVADLSKKGPDGTYPVKVISRSEWDEKGASRRKARLEALAPPPSASAPASAVASGSAGPGPAPTPKVAANKVVAIVYGADWCKPCHDAAAYLKQRGVTVIEKDVDADEAAQAEMQKKLERVKMAGASIPVIDVMGQILVGFSPRALEKAVETAKNAKTL from the coding sequence ATGCGTCGTTGGCGGGCCCTTCTCCTCTTCTGCCTGTGCGCGCTGCCGCTGGTCCTGGCGGGCGCGTGCAAGGGGAAGCCCGACGCTCCGAGCGGCGAGGACACGACCGGCGCGAAGCCGACCAAGAGCGAGCTGCCTCCGCTGGAGGTCAAGGACGACACTCCGAGCCTGCTCTTGACCTGGATCGACGACAAGGGCGACTTCCACGTGGTGCAGAAGGTCCCCGACGTGCCCGAGCCGGGGCGCGCCGAGGTGCGCGTGGTCGACACCACGCGTGAAGAAGGCACCGGCAAGCTGGTTTACGTGGCCGACCTCTCGAAGAAGGGCCCGGACGGCACCTACCCGGTGAAGGTGATCTCGCGCAGTGAGTGGGACGAGAAGGGCGCGAGCCGGCGCAAGGCCCGCCTCGAAGCGCTGGCGCCGCCGCCGAGCGCCTCGGCGCCCGCCTCCGCCGTCGCGTCGGGCTCGGCGGGGCCGGGGCCCGCGCCCACGCCGAAGGTCGCCGCCAACAAGGTGGTCGCCATCGTCTACGGCGCCGACTGGTGCAAGCCGTGTCACGACGCGGCCGCCTACCTGAAGCAGCGCGGCGTGACGGTGATCGAGAAAGACGTGGACGCCGACGAGGCCGCGCAGGCCGAGATGCAGAAGAAGCTCGAGCGCGTGAAGATGGCCGGCGCCTCCATCCCGGTGATCGACGTGATGGGGCAGATCCTGGTGGGGTTCAGCCCGCGCGCGCTGGAGAAAGCGGTGGAGACCGCCAAGAACGCGAAGACGCTGTGA